AAGATGGCGCTGGACGCGGTGGACCACGCGATCAAGGTCGGTCACCTCGCGCCGCTCGGCCCCTCGCGCAGCGAGGTGGTGCCGCTGATGGGCGCGGTCGGTTATACCGAGGACCTGCCGGAGCGCCTGCGGAAGGAATTTGGCCTCCCCGAGGACGTCGCAAGGCACCTGGCCAAGGCCTACGGGGCCCTGGCCCGCGAGGTCGCGACCCTCGCCCGCGAGGGTTATGGCCAGCGCTTGGCCGAGGCCCACCCCTACCTCGAGGCCGAGGTGGTCTACGGTATCCGCCGCGAGATGGGTTACACGATCACCGACGTCCTGGCCCGCCGCACGCGCCTGGCTTTTCTCGACATCGTCGCGGCCCGCCGCGCCCTGCCGCGCGTCCTCGAGATCATGGGCGACGAGCTGGGCTGGGATCCGGCGCGCCGCCGCGAGGAGGAGCA
The DNA window shown above is from Deltaproteobacteria bacterium PRO3 and carries:
- a CDS encoding FAD-dependent oxidoreductase, which codes for EDGRVLFLLPWLGHTLVGTTDNPAKIESNPKPTDEDIEYILRHIQQYFDVPVSRQDVLSAWSGLRPLVSNPKASDTAGLSRDHIVHVSDSGLLTVTGGKWTTYRKMALDAVDHAIKVGHLAPLGPSRSEVVPLMGAVGYTEDLPERLRKEFGLPEDVARHLAKAYGALAREVATLAREGYGQRLAEAHPYLEAEVVYGIRREMGYTITDVLARRTRLAFLDIVAARRALPRVLEIMGDELGWDPARRREEEQRFEDYLSDLPDFAKPQENGAEARAARSA